The following is a genomic window from Nitrospira sp..
ATCTACTGTCGCCCGATCTGTCCGGCGAAGCCGAAGCGCGAGAACGTCGAGTTTTTCAACACCATGTACGCGGCAGAGGCCGCAGGCTACCGGCCATGCATGAGATGCCGGCCGGAAGCGGCCCCGCAATCCCCTGCCTGGGTTGGCAAATCCGCCGTGGTCCGGAGAACGGTGAAAGCCCTGAACTCGATGGAGACCATCGAGTTTGATGAGGACAAGTTCGCGGGTCGTTTCGGCGTGACCGCCCGCCACCTGAGAAGGATTTTTGTCGAAGAGATCGGCAAGACCCCCAAACAGCTTTCCTGCGAGATCCGCCTGAACCTGGCAAGGAAACTCATCACCGAAACCACGCTCTCGATTACGGACGCGGCATTCGCTGCAGGCTTCAGCTCCATTCGCCGGTTCAACGGCGCATTCAAGACGCGTTTTAAGAAGTCGCCAACGGAAATCCGCCGCGACAACGTCCCGGAAGGAAACGGGCTTACGGTCGGCCTGCCTTATCGCCCGCCATTCGATTTTGACGGCTTGCTGAAATCATACGAGACGCACCGCATGGGTGGCCTGGAGTGGTTTGAGAACGGAAAGATGCACCGGGTGATTTCCGTTGCGGGGAAAACAGGACAGATCACGCTGTCAAACAACGCTGGGAAATCCATGCTCGTCCTGGAAATCGACTTTCCCGACACAACCGCGATCCATTCCATCGTCACCCGGGTCAGGAACATGTTCGACCTTGACTCAGACCCTGTCGTGGTGGCAAACGCGCTCGAGGCGGATGCGGGGATCGGACGGCTCCTGAAGGCACATCCGGGAATCAGGATTCCCACGGGCTGGGACACATTCGAAATCGCCGTCTCAGCAATCCTCGGACAGCTTGTCAGCGTTGAGCGGGGACGGTCCCTTGTGAGCAGCCTGATCGAGATCGCGGGCCAGGAATCGGGCCTCGTCGGCGGCGGGAGAAACATCAGGCTGTTCCCGACACCGAAGCAGATCATCGAAGCCGATCTCACGGCACTCAAGACGACGGCGGCACGCAAAGAGACCCTGAAGGCGTTCTCTCGTGCGGTTCACGAAGGCACGCTGTCGCTGGAGCCGACGCAGGATGTGGAGGCCTTTCTGGAAGGCGCACTCGAGATCAAGGGCATCGGCCCTTGGACCGCGCAATACATGGCGCTCAAAGCAATTCGCCACGCAGATGCCTTTCCCGCAAGCGACCTGATCCTGGCACGGGCGCTGGAGATCCACCCAAAGGAGGCCGTCGAAGCCATGCGGCCCTGGAGAGGCTATGTCGCAGCCCTCTTCTGGAGGACATACGCCGGGGCGCTCAAAAAACGCGAGACGAAGAAAACAGCATCGTAATGTGGCCAGTTGAAAAGAAGCCGCGAGAAAAATCGAAATTAGCGGCCACGCTGACGAAGTCCGTCTCGAAAAGGCTTCTCGCGCTCGGGCAAGGAGAGCCCCCTATGGCAAGCCTGAAGCAAAGAATCGACGGCATCGGATGGGACAGCGTGAACAAGGAGCTGCTTGAGAATGGCTTTGCCGTCATCAGGCCTTTTCTCTCGGCGGCTGAGTGCAAGGAGCTCAAAGCACTCTGGAGCACCGATCATCTGTACCGCGCGACCATCGACATGGAGCGGTACAGTTTCGGCAAAGGGAGATACCGCTACTTCAAGTACCCGTTGCCGGAAATCATCCAGGCCCTTCGCGAAGGTCTCTACGAGAAGATCGCAGGCACCGCGAATTCATGGTCGGAACGGCTTCGGCTCACGATCGAGTACCCGAAGGAATTCTCAACCTTCGCAAAGCAGATGCGGGAAAAAGGACAGACAAAACCGACTCCCCTGATCCTTCACTACACGAAGGGCGGCTATAACTGCCTCCATCAGGATATTAACAGCGACTTGGTGTTTCCCTACCAGATCGTCTTCGGCCTGACGGAGAAAGGGAAAGACTACGAGGGCGGGCAGCTCATCCTCACCCAGCAGCGCCCAAGGCAGCAGACCGTTCCACACATCATCACGGTTCCAAAGGGTGGAGCAGTTCTGTTCACGTCGAACGTCCATCCGCAGAAAGGCTCGCGCGGGTTTTACCAAACCCGGTTCAAACACGGCGTCGGCAAGATCGAGCGCGGCGACCGCTACACAATGGGAATCGTCTTTCACGATTTCCGACGGTAGGCACCGCCACGAAGATCGTCGGGAGGGTTTCCAAGGCAAGAAACACGATCCTGCCCGCTTATCTCCGAAAGACAAAACCGACGATGTCCGAAAATAGCCAGCAGACCGCCTGCACAAAGGCTATTCTGCCTTCACTGATACGACGACACCATTACTCAGGAGAACAACATGGAACAGACACAATGGAAAATCGAAACGAAGATCGGCACCCTCTATCTCGTCGCTTCTTTGAAGGGACTCAAAAGAGTCTGCTGGGTCAAGCAGGATGTCCCATTTGAGGACGGTTCCAGCCTCGCAGCCAAGGTTCTTTCCCTGGCCGAGCAGGAAATCCACGAATACCTCAATGGCTCGCGCAAGAAATTCAGCGTCCAACTCGATCCAGACGGAACGGATTTCCAAAAAAAGGTCTGGAAGCGCGTCTCCAAAATCCCCTTCGGGGAAACACGTTCCTACAAGGACATCGCGACCGAGCTGGGCGCCCCGAACTCAAGCCGCGCGGTCGGAGCGGCGAACGGGAAGAACCCTCTTTGCCTCGTCGTTTCCTGTCATCGCGTGATCTCGTCAGACGGATCGCTAGGCGGATACTCCGGCGGACTGGAACGCAAAGAGCACCTGCTCAAGCTTGAGCGGGAAAACAATCATGAGAACAATCAGCAGCACTGCAGAACTAAAGAAAACTTCCGCACAAGGGAGGCTGCCGGAACTCAAGAACGAAGAAGCTTGACTTGATTGCAGAGGATACGCCAGGCCATCTCCCTAGCGTCGTCGAACACGCCTGCCGATTTACGAAATCCAACTGGAGAGAAACTGGAGAATCGAAACCCAGGAAGTGAGAAGTGGTGCGCCCGGCTGGAATCGAACCAGCGACCCTCAGCTTAGAAGGCTGATGCTCTATCCGACTGAGCTACGGGCGCGTCTGTGTGTTCAATGAGTTAGGAACGCCGCCTCGGCACCCGTTCTAGCCAGGTGTGACGACAGTGTTAACGTGAGGTATGTGTTAATCTTTTGCGCCGCCTGCGTCAAGTCCTTCGCCATCTTCTTCCCAACGGCCTGGCTTAGTGAGGGCTCCCCTGCCATTCCGTCGAAAGCAGTATCGTCCGGACCGATCAGTCGGCTGCGGCGAGCAAGAAGACCAGGATGCGCTGGCCTTTCATGGTTCCAGAAAGTTCCAATGGAAGCTTGGCTGAATCTGAATCCGCGATCTGGAACGTCCCAGTTTTCCGTTCATAGGTTAACCAGGCCGGCAAGCCCTCTCCATTGCTTTGCGTCATGCGCTGAGGATAGTCGCTCTGGGTCTCGGCTTGGTCGTCCGACATGGAAAAGCTGATGGAGTCCCCCTGATCGATCATCGCCTGCGGAATTGCTATCGTGATCAGGCGTGGCTCGAATGGAGAGCCCTCCCGCACGACCGTTACAGTCACAACGGCCGGCGCTTTGCGGGGAGCCAGCGAGACAAGTTGCACGGTATTCGCAAACGCCGTCGTATCGACAACCGGCGTCGTATTGAGCACCGGCATCGTCGAGGGTGAGCCGGGAATGAGTCGAAGCCCCAAGCTCAACTGCGTGACGCCGCCCAGCGGATTACTCAGTTGCCCTTGAACCGCTGGAGAGGTGCTGAGATTCAGAATCGACGCCAGCGCCGACACCTGATTCGTAAAGAGATAATTTCCGGCATCCGCACCGCCGTACAGCGTGCCGCTCAAGGCAACGGCTTTCCCCGCGCCGACAGCCGGATCGGCGAATGTCCCCACCGTTCCGCTTGCGGCGAGGCTATCGCCGGCGAGCACTCCGGTAAACACCGCCCCGCTGTGATCGATCGTGGTAATCGTCGTTCCATCGTAATATTTATCCCGCGCCGTCAAGCCGCTCACCGTGACCGACCGAGGCGTAATCGACGCCGTCGAAGGCGCCCCACTAGAAGCAAGCACATAGTTGCCTGAATCTGAACCACTTAAGCCAAACCCACTGTACGTCACTGCCTTATTCGCCCCTACATTCTTATCGACAAACCCGGTGACATTGCCGCTGGCAACCGTCACCGAATCGCCGCCGAGCACGCCCGTGAGCGTCGGCGTCACACCGCTCAGTGCGATTGCGGTCCCGCCATCGTACAAGCGGCTTCCTTGTCCTTGCAGGTCGATAGTCAAACTCTTCGCCGTAATGTTCGCCGTGGTGCTGGCTTGATCCGTAAACGTATAGTTGCCCGCATCTGTCCCGCCATACGTCGTGCCGCTCAATGTCACCGTCTTGCCCGTGCCGACCGTCTTGGTTGCAAAGCTTCCGCTGGTCCCACTCGCCGTTACGGTATCCCCCGCCACCAGCCCGCTGATGCTCACGCCGCTATGACTCACCGTCGCTGCCGTCGTCCCATCGTAGACTTTATTCGCCGCCGTCAGCCCGCTCACCGTCGCCGTTTTCGCCGTGATGGTTGCCGTCGTGCCGGCCTGGTCCGTAAACGTATAGTTGCCCGCATCTGTCCCGCCATACGTCGTGCCGCTCAACGTCACGGCCTTACCCGTGCCTACCGCCTTCGTTGCGAAGCTCCCCGTCGTCCCACTCGCCGTCACCGTATCGCCCGCCACCAGTCCGCCGAAGCTTACGCCGCTGTGGCTTACCGTNNNNNNNNNNNNNNNNNNNNNNNNNNNNNNNNNNNNNNNNNNNNNNNNNNNNNNNNNNNNNNNNNNNNNNNNNNNNNNNNNNNNNNNNNNNNNNNNNNNNTCACCGCAGAATGGTTGCGGAGTTACAACGAAGAACGGCCCCATGACGCGCTGGCGGGGCTTCCGCCGACGCTGTATCGGGCCCAACTCGAAGCCAGAAGTTCTCCATTGGCAGTGTCGCCTTGACGGGGGAGCTTACAGAAAGAGACAGCCGCATGGAAAACATTCAACAAAGCCAGAAGCGGGAAAGCCTGCTTGAGCGGCGATTAGTCAGAGCCCTGCCAGGGAGTCGTGCAGGAGCGGTCCTTGATGCGGGCACATCTTAGGCTGTCCATGTGTTGCCGAACGACGAAGCTCAGCGGCGGCGCGTCAGCGCCGACGTCGGCTGGAGCGCCTTGTTATGCCGTTTTATGTATTTGGACGAATTTTCAAAAAGCATGAATTGCTCTGCCCTTTCTTCTACATCTTCGCCTACTTCTGTGTCGAAATTGATAACAAGAGCTTCAACAACTGGGTTCCGATTCTCTTCCTTTCCACCGACGTGATAGAAATGCTCTTTGGTTAGGACAGTGAAATCAGACCAGAGGGATGTTATGTAATCGTTCTCTCGAAAATCATTGTGATGCCACGTCGATAAGATGAATCGTCCTTTGAAGCCAGATAACGATTGATGAAGCTGCTCTTCATGCGACCCATCCCATCCGTTGAAGTAATCGACATGACG
Proteins encoded in this region:
- a CDS encoding Transcriptional regulator (MaGe:77308542), coding for MKQADVFYEAMKARDNRFDGKFFVGVKTTGIYCRPICPAKPKRENVEFFNTMYAAEAAGYRPCMRCRPEAAPQSPAWVGKSAVVRRTVKALNSMETIEFDEDKFAGRFGVTARHLRRIFVEEIGKTPKQLSCEIRLNLARKLITETTLSITDAAFAAGFSSIRRFNGAFKTRFKKSPTEIRRDNVPEGNGLTVGLPYRPPFDFDGLLKSYETHRMGGLEWFENGKMHRVISVAGKTGQITLSNNAGKSMLVLEIDFPDTTAIHSIVTRVRNMFDLDSDPVVVANALEADAGIGRLLKAHPGIRIPTGWDTFEIAVSAILGQLVSVERGRSLVSSLIEIAGQESGLVGGGRNIRLFPTPKQIIEADLTALKTTAARKETLKAFSRAVHEGTLSLEPTQDVEAFLEGALEIKGIGPWTAQYMALKAIRHADAFPASDLILARALEIHPKEAVEAMRPWRGYVAALFWRTYAGALKKRETKKTAS
- a CDS encoding Prolyl 4-hydroxylase subunit alpha (MaGe:77308543), which gives rise to MASLKQRIDGIGWDSVNKELLENGFAVIRPFLSAAECKELKALWSTDHLYRATIDMERYSFGKGRYRYFKYPLPEIIQALREGLYEKIAGTANSWSERLRLTIEYPKEFSTFAKQMREKGQTKPTPLILHYTKGGYNCLHQDINSDLVFPYQIVFGLTEKGKDYEGGQLILTQQRPRQQTVPHIITVPKGGAVLFTSNVHPQKGSRGFYQTRFKHGVGKIERGDRYTMGIVFHDFRR
- a CDS encoding Methylated-DNA--protein-cysteine methyltransferase (MaGe:77308544), producing MEQTQWKIETKIGTLYLVASLKGLKRVCWVKQDVPFEDGSSLAAKVLSLAEQEIHEYLNGSRKKFSVQLDPDGTDFQKKVWKRVSKIPFGETRSYKDIATELGAPNSSRAVGAANGKNPLCLVVSCHRVISSDGSLGGYSGGLERKEHLLKLERENNHENNQQHCRTKENFRTREAAGTQERRSLT
- a CDS encoding hypothetical protein (Evidence 5 : Unknown function; MaGe:77308545) translates to MAGEPSLSQAVGKKMAKDLTQAAQKINTYLTLTLSSHLARTGAEAAFLTH
- a CDS encoding hypothetical protein (Evidence 5 : Unknown function; MaGe:77308546); amino-acid sequence: MAGDTVTASGTTGSFATKAVGTGKAVTLSGTTYGGTDAGNYTFTDQAGTTATITAKTATVSGLTAANKVYDGTTAATVSHSGVSISGLVAGDTVTASGTSGSFATKTVGTGKTVTLSGTTYGGTDAGNYTFTDQASTTANITAKSLTIDLQGQGSRLYDGGTAIALSGVTPTLTGVLGGDSVTVASGNVTGFVDKNVGANKAVTYSGFGLSGSDSGNYVLASSGAPSTASITPRSVTVSGLTARDKYYDGTTITTIDHSGAVFTGVLAGDSLAASGTVGTFADPAVGAGKAVALSGTLYGGADAGNYLFTNQVSALASILNLSTSPAVQGQLSNPLGGVTQLSLGLRLIPGSPSTMPVLNTTPVVDTTAFANTVQLVSLAPRKAPAVVTVTVVREGSPFEPRLITIAIPQAMIDQGDSISFSMSDDQAETQSDYPQRMTQSNGEGLPAWLTYERKTGTFQIADSDSAKLPLELSGTMKGQRILVFLLAAAD